One part of the Micrococcus sp. 2A genome encodes these proteins:
- the galE gene encoding UDP-glucose 4-epimerase GalE: MRVLVTGGAGYLGSHTVTTLLDAGHDVLVLDSLVSSSRAALERAAEVCGVELGGPRLDLLQADVCRPEHYADAVVRYAPDGVVHFAGLKSPTESMREPAAYYSVNVAGTAQVARVAAEAGARVLLFSSSATVYGDDAPVPVAEDAPTAPVNPYGHSKLMAEQVLRDVHGSVPALSVAVLRYFNPVGAHPSGRLGEDPQGTPANLMPFVARVATGQCPELQVFGADFATRDGSAIRDFIHVMDLAEAHVAALEWMTEHTRDAPAVKVWNIGRGEGVTVFEMVRAVEAVTGRAVPYRVVGRRTGDIGESRAAVDAIGGEVGWRARRSVEAMVRDMWAWQEANPHGYRES; the protein is encoded by the coding sequence ATGCGCGTTCTCGTGACCGGTGGTGCCGGCTACCTCGGGTCACACACGGTGACCACCCTGCTCGACGCCGGCCATGACGTCCTGGTGCTGGACAGCCTCGTCAGCTCGTCCCGGGCAGCCCTCGAGCGGGCCGCCGAGGTGTGCGGCGTCGAGCTCGGCGGCCCCCGCCTCGACCTGCTCCAGGCGGACGTCTGCCGTCCCGAGCACTACGCCGACGCGGTGGTGCGCTACGCGCCGGACGGCGTCGTGCACTTCGCGGGCCTGAAGTCGCCGACGGAGTCGATGCGGGAGCCTGCCGCCTACTACAGCGTCAACGTGGCCGGGACCGCACAGGTCGCGCGCGTGGCCGCCGAGGCCGGCGCGCGTGTCCTGCTCTTCTCCTCCTCCGCCACGGTCTACGGCGACGACGCCCCCGTGCCCGTCGCCGAGGACGCGCCCACCGCGCCCGTGAACCCGTACGGCCACTCCAAGCTGATGGCCGAGCAGGTCCTGCGCGACGTCCACGGGTCCGTGCCCGCGCTCTCCGTGGCGGTGCTGCGCTACTTCAACCCCGTGGGCGCCCACCCCTCCGGCCGCCTGGGGGAGGATCCGCAGGGCACGCCCGCCAACCTCATGCCGTTCGTGGCGCGCGTGGCCACCGGGCAGTGTCCCGAGCTGCAGGTGTTCGGGGCGGACTTCGCCACGCGGGACGGCAGCGCCATCCGCGACTTCATCCACGTGATGGACCTCGCCGAGGCCCACGTGGCCGCCCTCGAGTGGATGACGGAGCACACGCGGGACGCGCCGGCCGTGAAGGTCTGGAACATCGGGCGCGGGGAGGGCGTCACGGTGTTCGAGATGGTCCGCGCCGTCGAGGCCGTCACCGGCCGCGCCGTCCCGTACCGGGTCGTGGGCCGCCGCACGGGGGACATCGGGGAGTCCCGCGCGGCCGTCGACGCGATCGGCGGGGAGGTCGGCTGGCGCGCCCGGCGCAGTGTCGAGGCGATGGTCCGGGACATGTGGGCCTGGCAGGAGGCCAACCCCCACGGCTACCGCGAGTCCTGA